One Cuculus canorus isolate bCucCan1 chromosome 1, bCucCan1.pri, whole genome shotgun sequence DNA segment encodes these proteins:
- the SREBF2 gene encoding sterol regulatory element-binding protein 2, with protein MEGGELGVESMESLAELGDELTLGDIDEMLQFVSNQAGDFPDLFSDQLCGTFQGSSSSTSSGGTLEPQLQRPYSQVQLQPFPPPAASPQLQTLPVKAPQATPPAPPRSAPLLQPRPPLQPQLQQQAVMITPTFSSAPQTRIIQQPVIYQNAATSFQVLQPQVQSLVTSSQVQPVAIQQPVQTVQAQRVLTQAANGTIQALAPATVQTVAASQVQQVPVLVQPQIIKTDSLVLTTLKTDGNPVMAAVQNPALTALTAPIQTTALQTLVGSNGTILTTMPVMVGQEKVPIKQVPGGVKQPEPPKEGERRTTHNIIEKRYRSSINDKIIELKDLVMGTDAKMHKSGVLRKAIDYIKYLQQANHKLRQENMVLKLANQKNKLLKGIDLSSLVDNDVDLKIDDFNQNVLLMSPPASDSGSQAGFSPYSIDSEPGSPLLDDAKVKDEPDSPPVALGMVDRSRMLLCALTFLCLSFNPLTSLLDARGTPESDSLVRHSSGRNMLTIESDAGGWFGWMIPTLILWLVNGVIVLSVFIKLLVHGEPVTRLHSRSSVTFWRHRKQADLDLARGDFAAAASNLQTCLSVLGRALPASRLDLACSLSWNVIRYSLQKLALVRWLLKRTSHQWRAREATAGSEDEAKTSARDAALAYHKLHQLHITGKLPSSSAYSGLHMALCAVNLAECAEEKIPPSTMAEIHLTAAVGLKTRCGGKLGFLASYFLSQAQSLCSSERSAIPDSLRWLCHPLGQKFFVERSWTVKSAAKESLYCTQRNPADPIAQVHQAFCENLLERAVDSLVKPQTRKEIVGQEEEEPCEFSSAMEYLKLLNSFLDSMGSGAPPFAGNSVLKSAVGPDVVCRWWSAAVTMAIGWLRGDDTAVRSHFAEVERMPKSLEMSENALVKATFYVCKAMQASLPGKADGQQSSLGHCERASSHLWNSLNMTSGVSSTVLNNMIQLLACDLLLSLRTSLWQKQANASQALGETYHASASELTGFQRDLGSLRKLAHGFRPAYRKVFLHEATVRLMAGASPTRTHQLLEHSLRRRTPQSSKQGELDTLPGQRERATAILLACRHLPISFLSSPGQRAVLLAEAARTLEKVGDKRSCNDCQQMIVKLSGGTAIAAS; from the exons ATGGAGGGCGGCGAGCTGGGCGTGGAGAGCATGGAGAGCCTGGCCGAGCTGGGGGACGAGCTCACCCTGGGAGACATCGACG agaTGCTGCAGTTTGTGAGTAACCAGGCAGGAGACTTTCCAGATCTGTTTTCGGATCAATTGTGTGGCACcttccagggcagcagcagcagtaccAGCAGCGGTGGGACTCTGGAGCCGCAGCTGCAGCGACCGTACAGCCaggtgcagctgcagccctTCCCGCCACCTGCCGCCTCCCCCCAGCTCCAGACCCTGCCAGTCAAAGCACCACAGGCAacacctccagcccctccgCGGTCCGCCCCTCTCCTTCAGCCTCGGCCACCGCTCCAGCCTCAGCTTCAGCAGCAGGCTGTGATGATCACGCCGACGttcagctctgctccccagacCAGGATTATCCAGCAGCCGGTGATCTACCAGAATGCAGCCACCAGTTTCCAAG ttcttcagcCTCAAGTTCAGAGCCTTGTGACATCCTCCCAGGTTCAGCCGGTTGCCATCCAGCAGCCAGTGCAGACTGTGCAGGCCCAGCGTGTGCTAACACAGGCTGCCAACGGCACCATCCAGGCATTAGCGCCGGCCACGGTCCAGACAGTCGCTGCATCACAGGTCCAGCAAGTTCCA GTCCTAGTCCAACCTCAGATCATAAAAACAGACTCCCTTGTCTTGACAACCCTGAAAACAGACGGTAACCCTGTTATGGCCGCAGTACAGAACCCAGCGCTGACAGCACTCACTGCTCCCATTCAGACCACAGCTCTGCAG ACCCTGGTTGGGAGCAATGGGACCATTTTGACCACAATGCCAGTGATGGTGGGGCAAGAAAAGGTGCCTATCAAACAAGTTCCTGGGGGCGTAAAGCAACCAGAACCACCtaaagaaggagagaggagaacaACTCACAACATCATTGAAAAGCGTTACCGGTCATCCATAAATGACAAGATCATTGAGCTGAAGGACCTTGTCATGGGGACAGATGCCAAG ATGCACAAGTCTGGAGTCCTGAGAAAAGCCATTGATTACATTAAATACTTACAGCAAGCCAACCATAAGCTGAGACAGGAGAACATGGTTCTGAAGCTGGCAAACCAAAAGAACA AACTGTTGAAGGGCATTGACCTAAGCAGTCTGGTTGACAATGACGTGGATCTGAAGATAGATGACTTCAACCAGAATGTGCTGCTGATGTCTCCTCCGGCGTCTGACTCTGGGTCCCAGGCTGGTTTCTCTCCTTATTCCATTGACTCAGAGCCAGGAAGCCCACTCCTTGATGATGCAAAG GTTAAAGATGAGCCTGACTCTCCTCCTGTGGCCCTTGGTATGGTGGATCGCTCTCGAatgctcctctgtgctctcacatttctttgcctttccttcaATCCTCTGACATCCCTCCTGGACGCCCGAGGAACGCCGGAGTCTGACAGCCTGGTGCGCCACAGCTCTGGCAGGAACATGCTGACCATTGAGTCAG ATGCGGGTGGTTGGTTTGGCTGGATGATACCCACGCTGATCCTGTGGCTCGTGAACGGAGTGATTGTACTGAGTGTGTTCATAAAGCTCCTTGTACATGGAGAGCCGGTGACTCGACTGCACTCAAGATCATCGGTCACATTCTGGAGGCATCGCAAACAAGCGGACCTGGATTTGGCACGG GGGGATTTTGCTGCAGCTGCGTCAAACCTGCAGACCTGCCTGTCTGTACTGGGCCGAGCGCTGCCAGCTTCCCGCCTGGACTTGGCTTGCAGCCTGTCCTGGAACGTGATCCGCTATAGCCTGCAGAAGCTGGCCCTGGTGCGGTGGCTGCTGAAGAGGACTTCTCATCAGTGGCGGGCGAGGGAGGCCACCGCAGGCTCTGAGGACGAGGCCAAGACCAGCGCTCGGGATGCAGCTCTAGCATATCACAAGCTCCATCAGCTCCACATAACAG GTAAACTTCCTTCCAGCTCCGCTTATTCAGGCTTGCACATGGCCCTGTGTGCTGTGAATCTGGCTGAGTGTGCAGAAGAAAAGATCCCACCCAGCACAATGGCCGAAATCCACCTGACCGCTGCAGTTGGCTTGAAAACTCGCTGTGGAGGCAAGCTTGGCTTCCTAGCG AGCTACTTTCTAAGCCAAGCTCAAAGCCTATGCAGCTCAGAGCGGAGTGCCATTCCTGACTCATTGCGTTGGCTATGCCATCCGCTGGGACAGAAGTTTTTTGTGGAGCGAAGCTGGACGGTAAAGTCTGCTGCGAAGGAGAGCCTGTACTGCACCCAGAGGAACCCTG CGGATCCCATTGCACAAGTTCATCAGGCGTTCTGTGAGAACCTGCTAGAGCGAGCAGTGGATTCACTTGTGAAGCCTCAGACTAGGAAAGAGATTGtgggacaggaggaggaggagccgTG TGAGTTCTCCAGTGCCATGGAGTACCTGAAATTGCTCAACTCTTTCTTGGACTCGATGGGAAGTGGAGCCCCACCCTTTGCTGGCAATTCTGTACTCAAGTCTGCTGTGG GTCCTGACGTGGTGTGTAGATGGTGGTCAGCAGCAGTGACTATGGCGATCGGCTGGCTCAGAGGGGATGATACAGCAGTGAGGTCACATTTCGCAGAAGTGGAGCGCATGCCGAAATCCCTGGAGATGTCAGA gaatGCCCTGGTTAAAGCCACCTTCTACGTGTGTAAAGCCATGCAGGCCTCACTGCCTGGGAAGGCAGATGGACAGCAGAGCTCCCTGGGACACTGTGAGAGGGCCAGCAGTCACTTATGGAATAGCCTCAACATGACCAGTGGTGTCTCCAGCACCGTCCTCAACAAC ATGATCCAGCTGCTGGCCTGTGACTTGCTGCTCTCTCTCCGCACCAGCCTGTGGCAGAAGCAGGCAAACGCCAGCCAGGCCCTGGGTGAGACCTACCACGCCTCGGCTTCCGAGCTGACGGGCTTCCAGCGGGACCTCGGCAGCCTGCGCAAACTGGCCCATGGCTTCAGGCCTGCCTATCGCAAG GTCTTTCTCCATGAGGCCACTGTGCGCCTGATGGCAGGTGCCAGTCCTACCCGCACCCaccagctgctggagcacagcTTAAGGCGACGCACGCCCCAGAGTAGCAAGCAAG GCGAGCTGGACACCCTGCCAGGCCAGAGGGAGCGAGCCACAGCCATTCTGTTGGCCTGCCGCCATCTCCCCATCTCGTTCCTCTCCTCCCCGGGCCAGCGAGCTGTCCTGTTGGCTGAGGCTGCCCGCACCCTGGAGAAGGTGGGGGACAAGCGCTCCTGCAACGACTGCCAGCAGATGATAGTCAAGCTGAGTGGGGGCACGGCCATCGCCGCCTCGTAA